Proteins from one Clupea harengus chromosome 17, Ch_v2.0.2, whole genome shotgun sequence genomic window:
- the gad2 gene encoding glutamate decarboxylase 2 has translation MASSGFWSLGGQNADNPGNQSPSATRAWCQAAAQKFPGGLGSKLCAMLNVGEEEKPADTPTKQEQETLDETCGCNKPCNCSKAATGFSDLYSTDLLPALDGDAKTMTFLQEVVDILLAYIVESFDRSTKVIDFHYPNELLQRNNWELSDDPESLDDILVSCRATLKYAIKTAHPRYFNQLSTGLDMVGLAADWLTSTANTNMFTYEVAPVFVLLEYVTLKKMREIIGWPEGRGDGIFSPGGAISNMYAMLLARFKMFPEVKEKGMSSIPKLAAFTSEHSHFSIKKGAAALGIGTESVICIKVDETGKMIPSDLEKKILEAKQKGLVPFFVSATAGTTVYGAFDPLIAISDICKKYNVWFHVDGAWGGSLLMSQKHRGKLNGVERANSMTWNPHKMMAVPLQCSALLVREEGLMQNCNQMHAVYLFQQDKHYDLSYDTGDKALQCGRHVDIFKLWLMWRAKGTIGFEAQIDKCLELSEYLYNKIKDREGYEMIFNGKPQHTNVCFWYLPPGVRCIEDKVEKTERLAKVAPVIKARMMEYGTTMVSYQPQGDKVNFFRMVISNPAATLEDIDFLIEEIERLGHDL, from the exons ATGGCTTCTAGCGGGTTTTGGTCTCTCGGTGGCCAAAATGCTGATAACCCCGGCAACCAAAGCCCCAGTGCAA CAAGAGCATGGTGCCAGGCAGCGGCCCAGAAATTTCCCGGAGGTCTTGGATCGAAATTATGTG CAATGCTAAACGTCGGCGAGGAAGAGAAACCAGCAGACACACCGACCAAACAAGAGCAGGAGACACTGGATGAGACCTGCGGTTGCAATAAACCATGTAATTGTTCTAAAGCAGCAACCGGCTTTTCCGATCTCTACTCAACAG ATCTTCTTCCTGCTTTGGATGGAGATGCGAAGACAATGACTTTCCTCCAGGAGGTCGTGGATATCTTGTTAGCCTATATTGTGGAGTCCTTCGATAGGTCAACGAAAGTCATCGATTTTCACTACCCCAATGAATTACTCCAAAGAAACAACTGGGAACTTTCCGACGACCCTGAGAGCCTGGATGATATCCTTGTAAGTTGTCGGGCCACCCTGAAATACGCCATTAAAACAG CGCACCCCAGGTATTTCAATCAACTCTCCACTGGATTAGACATGGTCGGCCTGGCGGCAGATTGGTTGACATCGACTGCCAATACCAATAT GTTCACCTATGAGGTGGCGCCGGTGTTCGTGCTGCTGGAGTACGTCACGCTCAAGAAGATGAGGGAGATCATTGGCTGGCCTGAGGGCCGCGGGGACGGAATCTTCTCTCCTG GTGGCGCCATATCCAACATGTACGCCATGCTGCTGGCACGCTTCAAGATGTTCCCTGAAGTGAAGGAAAAAGGAATGTCGTCAATCCCCAAACTAGCAGCCTTCACCTCAGAGCAT AGCCATTTCTCCATCAAAAAAGGTGCTGCTGCCCTTGGCATCGGGACAGAAAGCGTCATCTGCATCAAGGTGGATGAGAC AGGGAAGATGATACCATCTGACCTTGAGAAGAAGATCCTGGAAGCGAAGCAGAAG GGCCTCGTCCCGTTCTTTGTGAGCGCCACGGCCGGCACCACTGTCTACGGAGCCTTTGATCCTCTCATCGCCATTTCTGACATTTGCAAGAAATACAACGTCTGGTTCCACGTGGAC ggtgccTGGGGAGGCAGTCTGCTCATGTCACAGAAACACCGGGGGAAGCTGAACGGGGTTGAGAG AGCCAATTCAATGACATGGAACCCCCACAAGATGATGGCCGTCCCACTGCAGTGTTCTGCCCTCCTGGTCAGAGAAGAG GGCCTGATGCAGAATTGCAACCAGATGCACGCGGTCTACCTGTTCCAGCAGGACAAGCACTACGACCTATCCTACGACACGGGGGACAAGGCCCTGCAGTGCGGACGTCACGTGGACATCTTCAAGCTCTGGCTCATGTGGAGGGCCAAG gGCACCATCGGTTTTGAAGCTCAGATTGACAAGTGTTTGGAACTGTCGGAGTATCTGTACAACAAGATCAAGGACAGGGAAGGATACGAGATGATCTTCAACGGAAAA CCTCAGCATACCAACGTGTGCTTCTGGTACCTACCCCCCGGCGTGCGCTGCATAGAGGACAAAGTGGAGAAGACTGAACGCCTTGCCAAG GTGGCCCCTGTGATCAAGGCCAGGATGATGGAGTACGGCACAACCATGGTCAGCTACCAGCCACAGGGGGACAAGGTGAACTTCTTCCGCATGGTCATCTCAAACCCAGCCGCCACCTTAGAAGACATCGACTTCCTCATTGAGGAGATCGAACGGCTCGGCCATGACCTTTGA